TGCCGGCCGGGGCGGCTGAGGTCGTCCAGCTGCTGGCCGGCGATGAACTCCAGCGGGTGCAGGGGGTTGTGGGCGCCCTGGCGGCGGCGCGCGTTCAGCGCCTGCTCGGCGGCGTCCTGGCTGATGAAGCCCTGGGCCACCAGTTCACGCAAGACATCATTGAGATCCAGCCAGCGATCCTGAGCGGCGAGTTGAACGGACATGCGGACACCTTTTCGACGACAGTGCGCCAAAGGATAGCCGCGGCCCCGCAGACCGTTGGGCCACTACCGGCGGCAAGCCGTTTCGGGATCTTTCAGCCGGCCGCCTGCACGGGCGCCGTCCGCGCCGCGTTGGCATTGTGCAGCGTGACCGAGCAGACGCTGACCAGGTTGCCCAGCTTCTGTGCGATCACCTGGGCGCGGTGCCAGCTCAGCCCGCCCATGACGATGTCGATCGACAGCAGGTCGTCCAGCCGCTGCAGGCTGACCTGTTCAGGCGTCAGGCATTGCAGGGCGAACAGGTTCAGCACGCGCACCGGCAGGTCCGGTTCGGCTTCGGCGAGGATCCGGTACTGCGCCAGGCAATGGGCGTTGCGCGCGCTCCACGCATCGGCGCGGGGCGAGGGGGTGGTCACGGCTTCGAGGTGGGGCATGGCGGCTCTCCGGGTTCGGTGGAGAAATTTTTACATTCGATGCCGGGTATTTCTTATCTAAGATAGGCGGATTATGGAGTTGGCCGACAAGTTCTATTCCGCATTCTATTGTTATGAGGATTATTTATGCACAGCGAGCTGGACAGCTACGACCGGCGCATTCTCGCCTTGCTGCAAGCGGACGCTTCCTTGTCCAGCGCGCAGATCGCCGAACAGGTGGGGCTGTCGCAGTCACCCTGCTGGCGGCGGATCCAGCGGATGAAGGAGGAGGGGATCATCCGCGGCCAGGTGACCTTGCTCGACCGCAAGAAGATCGGCCTGAACACGCAGATCTTCGCCCAGGTGAAGCTCAACGCCCACGGCCGCTCGAACTTCACCGAGTTCACCGAGGCGATCCGCGGTTTTCCGGAAGTGTTGGAGTGCTACGTGCTGATGGGGGCGGTGGATTTCATGCTGCGCATCGTCGCGGCGGACATCGAGGCGTACGAGCGGTTCTTCTTCGAGAAGCTGTCGCTGGTGCCGGGGATCCAGGAGGTGAATTCGATCGTGGCGCTGTCGGAGATCAAGTCCACGACCAGCCTGCCGGTCTGAGGACCTTCGTTGAGGGGGAGGGCTTCATCGCGAGCAGGTCGAGTCGTCGCACCGCCGCTCCCACACAGGTTTTGCGTCAGCCACAAATCCCCTGTGGGAGCCGGCTTGCCGGCGTTGGCGGGGTCACAGGCGCAGCAGGGTCTTCCAGGCGCGGTTCTGATAGACCGCGATCGCCTGATGCTTGCGGGCATCGAGCGCTTCGTCGGTGATCGGCTGGTTGGCCAGTTGCGCCAGTTTGTTCAGTTCGCCGTACAGGCGATCCATCTCGGCGATCTCCAGCACGTCGCGCGCGTGGTGCAGCCACACCTGGATGCGCTCGATGCGCGGCAGCTGTTCGGCCAGGTCTTCCGGCTGCTGCTGGTAGCGCTGCAACTGCAGGGAACCGGCTTCTTCGCTCAAGAGTCGAGGCAGCCAGCTCTGCAGTTGGGCCGAGCCCTGGCGG
This Pseudomonas ekonensis DNA region includes the following protein-coding sequences:
- a CDS encoding Lrp/AsnC family transcriptional regulator, with product MHSELDSYDRRILALLQADASLSSAQIAEQVGLSQSPCWRRIQRMKEEGIIRGQVTLLDRKKIGLNTQIFAQVKLNAHGRSNFTEFTEAIRGFPEVLECYVLMGAVDFMLRIVAADIEAYERFFFEKLSLVPGIQEVNSIVALSEIKSTTSLPV